From a single Phocoena sinus isolate mPhoSin1 chromosome 1, mPhoSin1.pri, whole genome shotgun sequence genomic region:
- the CADM3 gene encoding cell adhesion molecule 3 isoform X2, with protein sequence MGAPSALPLLLLFASCWAPGGANLSQDDSQPWTSDETVVAGGTVVLKCQVKDHEDSSLQWSNPAQQTLYFGEKRALRDNRIQLVRSTPHELSISISSVALADEGEYTCSIFTMPVRTAKSLVTVLGIPQKPIITGYKSSLREKDTTTLNCQSSGSKPAAQLTWRKGDQELHGEPTRIQEDPNGKTFTVSSSVTFQVTREDDGADIVCSVNHESLKGADRSTAQRIEVLYTPTAKIRPDPPHPREGQKLLLHCEGRGNPAPQQYLWEKEGSVPPLKMTQESALIFPFLNKSDSGTYGCTATSNMGSYKAYYTLNVNDPSPVPSSSSTYHAIIGGIVAFIVFLLLVLLIFLGHYLIRHKGTYLTHEAKGSDDAPDADTAIINAEGGQSGGDDKKEYFI encoded by the exons ACAGTCAGCCCTGGACATCTGATGAGACAGTGGTGGCTGGTGGCACCGTGGTGCTCAAGTGCCAGGTCAAAGATCATGAGGATTCATCCCTGCAATGGTCTAACCCTGCCCAGCAGACTCTCTACTTTGGGGAGAAGAGAG CCCTTCGAGATAATCGGATTCAGCTGGTCAGATCGACGCCCCACGAGCTCAGCATCAGCATCAGCAGCGTGGCCCTGGCCGACGAGGGCGAATACACCTGCTCCATCTTCACTATGCCCGTGAGAACTGCCAAGTCCCTCGTCACCGTGCTCG GAATCCCACAGAAGCCCATAATCACTGGCTACAAGTCATCGTTACGGGAAAAGGATACAACTACCCTAAACTGTCAGTCTTCTGGGAGCAAACCTGCAGCCCAGCTCACCTGGAGGAAGGGTGACCAAGAGCTTCATG GGGAACCAACCCGAATACAGGAAGATCCCAATGGCAAAACCTTCACCGTGAGCAGCTCAGTCACCTTCCAGGTCACCCGGGAGGACGATGGGGCAGACATTGTATGCTCTGTGAACCACGAATCTCTCAAGGGAGCTGACAGATCCACCGCTCAACGCATTGAAGTTTTAT ACACACCAACAGCGAAGATTAGGCCAGACCCTCCGCACCCCCGCGAGGGCCAGAAGCTGTTGCTCCACTGCGAGGGGCGTGGCAATCCCGC CCCCCAGCAGTACCTATGGGAGAAGGAGGGCAGTGTGCCGCCGCTGAAGATGACCCAGGAGAGCGCCCTGATCTTCCCCTTCCTCAACAAGAGTGACAGCGGCACCTATGGCTGCACAGCCACCAGCAACATGGGCAGCTACAAGGCTTACTACACCCTCAATGTGAACG ATCCCAGTCCGGTGCCCTCATCCTCCAGCACCTACCACGCCATCATTGGTGGGATCGTAGCTTTCATCGTCTTCCTGCTGCTCGTCCTGCTTATCTTCCTTGGCCACTACTTGATCCGGCACAAAG gaaCCTACCTGACACACGAGGCGAAAGGCTCTGACGACGCCCCAGATGCGGACACAGCCATCATCAACGCAGAAGGCGGGCAGTCGGGCGGGGACGACAAGAAGGAATATTTCATCTAG
- the CADM3 gene encoding cell adhesion molecule 3 isoform X1, with protein sequence MGAPSALPLLLLFASCWAPGGANLSQDGYWQEQNLELGTLAPLEEAMSSTVWSSPDMLASQDSQPWTSDETVVAGGTVVLKCQVKDHEDSSLQWSNPAQQTLYFGEKRALRDNRIQLVRSTPHELSISISSVALADEGEYTCSIFTMPVRTAKSLVTVLGIPQKPIITGYKSSLREKDTTTLNCQSSGSKPAAQLTWRKGDQELHGEPTRIQEDPNGKTFTVSSSVTFQVTREDDGADIVCSVNHESLKGADRSTAQRIEVLYTPTAKIRPDPPHPREGQKLLLHCEGRGNPAPQQYLWEKEGSVPPLKMTQESALIFPFLNKSDSGTYGCTATSNMGSYKAYYTLNVNDPSPVPSSSSTYHAIIGGIVAFIVFLLLVLLIFLGHYLIRHKGTYLTHEAKGSDDAPDADTAIINAEGGQSGGDDKKEYFI encoded by the exons GCTACTGGCAAGAGCAGAATTTGGAGCTGGGGACTCTGGCTCCACTCGAAGAGGCCATGAGCTCCACAGTCTGGAGCAGCCCTGACATGCTGGCCAGTCAAG ACAGTCAGCCCTGGACATCTGATGAGACAGTGGTGGCTGGTGGCACCGTGGTGCTCAAGTGCCAGGTCAAAGATCATGAGGATTCATCCCTGCAATGGTCTAACCCTGCCCAGCAGACTCTCTACTTTGGGGAGAAGAGAG CCCTTCGAGATAATCGGATTCAGCTGGTCAGATCGACGCCCCACGAGCTCAGCATCAGCATCAGCAGCGTGGCCCTGGCCGACGAGGGCGAATACACCTGCTCCATCTTCACTATGCCCGTGAGAACTGCCAAGTCCCTCGTCACCGTGCTCG GAATCCCACAGAAGCCCATAATCACTGGCTACAAGTCATCGTTACGGGAAAAGGATACAACTACCCTAAACTGTCAGTCTTCTGGGAGCAAACCTGCAGCCCAGCTCACCTGGAGGAAGGGTGACCAAGAGCTTCATG GGGAACCAACCCGAATACAGGAAGATCCCAATGGCAAAACCTTCACCGTGAGCAGCTCAGTCACCTTCCAGGTCACCCGGGAGGACGATGGGGCAGACATTGTATGCTCTGTGAACCACGAATCTCTCAAGGGAGCTGACAGATCCACCGCTCAACGCATTGAAGTTTTAT ACACACCAACAGCGAAGATTAGGCCAGACCCTCCGCACCCCCGCGAGGGCCAGAAGCTGTTGCTCCACTGCGAGGGGCGTGGCAATCCCGC CCCCCAGCAGTACCTATGGGAGAAGGAGGGCAGTGTGCCGCCGCTGAAGATGACCCAGGAGAGCGCCCTGATCTTCCCCTTCCTCAACAAGAGTGACAGCGGCACCTATGGCTGCACAGCCACCAGCAACATGGGCAGCTACAAGGCTTACTACACCCTCAATGTGAACG ATCCCAGTCCGGTGCCCTCATCCTCCAGCACCTACCACGCCATCATTGGTGGGATCGTAGCTTTCATCGTCTTCCTGCTGCTCGTCCTGCTTATCTTCCTTGGCCACTACTTGATCCGGCACAAAG gaaCCTACCTGACACACGAGGCGAAAGGCTCTGACGACGCCCCAGATGCGGACACAGCCATCATCAACGCAGAAGGCGGGCAGTCGGGCGGGGACGACAAGAAGGAATATTTCATCTAG
- the CADM3 gene encoding cell adhesion molecule 3 isoform X3, with protein sequence MGAPSALPLLLLFASCWAPGGANLSQDGYWQEQNLELGTLAPLEEAMSSTVWSSPDMLASQDSQPWTSDETVVAGGTVVLKCQVKDHEDSSLQWSNPAQQTLYFGEKRALRDNRIQLVRSTPHELSISISSVALADEGEYTCSIFTMPVRTAKSLVTVLGIPQKPIITGYKSSLREKDTTTLNCQSSGSKPAAQLTWRKGDQELHGEPTRIQEDPNGKTFTVSSSVTFQVTREDDGADIVCSVNHESLKGADRSTAQRIEVLYTPTAKIRPDPPHPREGQKLLLHCEGRGNPAPQQYLWEKEGSVPPLKMTQESALIFPFLNKSDSGTYGCTATSNMGSYKAYYTLNVNGTYLTHEAKGSDDAPDADTAIINAEGGQSGGDDKKEYFI encoded by the exons GCTACTGGCAAGAGCAGAATTTGGAGCTGGGGACTCTGGCTCCACTCGAAGAGGCCATGAGCTCCACAGTCTGGAGCAGCCCTGACATGCTGGCCAGTCAAG ACAGTCAGCCCTGGACATCTGATGAGACAGTGGTGGCTGGTGGCACCGTGGTGCTCAAGTGCCAGGTCAAAGATCATGAGGATTCATCCCTGCAATGGTCTAACCCTGCCCAGCAGACTCTCTACTTTGGGGAGAAGAGAG CCCTTCGAGATAATCGGATTCAGCTGGTCAGATCGACGCCCCACGAGCTCAGCATCAGCATCAGCAGCGTGGCCCTGGCCGACGAGGGCGAATACACCTGCTCCATCTTCACTATGCCCGTGAGAACTGCCAAGTCCCTCGTCACCGTGCTCG GAATCCCACAGAAGCCCATAATCACTGGCTACAAGTCATCGTTACGGGAAAAGGATACAACTACCCTAAACTGTCAGTCTTCTGGGAGCAAACCTGCAGCCCAGCTCACCTGGAGGAAGGGTGACCAAGAGCTTCATG GGGAACCAACCCGAATACAGGAAGATCCCAATGGCAAAACCTTCACCGTGAGCAGCTCAGTCACCTTCCAGGTCACCCGGGAGGACGATGGGGCAGACATTGTATGCTCTGTGAACCACGAATCTCTCAAGGGAGCTGACAGATCCACCGCTCAACGCATTGAAGTTTTAT ACACACCAACAGCGAAGATTAGGCCAGACCCTCCGCACCCCCGCGAGGGCCAGAAGCTGTTGCTCCACTGCGAGGGGCGTGGCAATCCCGC CCCCCAGCAGTACCTATGGGAGAAGGAGGGCAGTGTGCCGCCGCTGAAGATGACCCAGGAGAGCGCCCTGATCTTCCCCTTCCTCAACAAGAGTGACAGCGGCACCTATGGCTGCACAGCCACCAGCAACATGGGCAGCTACAAGGCTTACTACACCCTCAATGTGAACG gaaCCTACCTGACACACGAGGCGAAAGGCTCTGACGACGCCCCAGATGCGGACACAGCCATCATCAACGCAGAAGGCGGGCAGTCGGGCGGGGACGACAAGAAGGAATATTTCATCTAG